The Triticum aestivum cultivar Chinese Spring chromosome 3A, IWGSC CS RefSeq v2.1, whole genome shotgun sequence genome includes a region encoding these proteins:
- the LOC123058701 gene encoding protein MIZU-KUSSEI 1-like — MPDHRAISAPNASTTKPATAMIRYATPQSTPPMSPLHAQGTPRTPGAYSELTPPSPRPAITLTPPPSKKKQRRTAARSLRAIRAVRALFRSLPILAPACRFHGIVPRHGGPSRMHDGHVSGASRTTGTLFGYRRARVTLAVQETPGSVPILLLELAMQTGRFMQEMGTEHLRVALECEKKPPGAGAGIGRTRLLDEPLWTAYVNGRKIGYAMRREPTEDDLTVMQLLRTVSVGAGVLPNDVMGCDTAEGQEAGDLAYMRARFDRVVGSRDSESLYMLNPDGNNGPELSIFFIRI, encoded by the coding sequence ATGCCAGACCATCGCGCTATCTCGGCACCGAACGCGTCGACCACCAAGCCGGCGACGGCCATGATACGGTACGCCACGCCGCAGTCCACCCCGCCGATGTCGCCGCTGCACGCCCAGGGGACGCCTCGCACTCCCGGCGCGTACTCCGAGCTGACGCCGCCCTCGCCACGGCCCGCGATCACGCTCACCCCGCCGCCGTCCAAGAAGAAGCAGCGCCGCACGGCCGCGCGCTCGCTCCGCGCCATCCGCGCCGTGCGCGCGCTGTTCCGGTCCCTCCCGATCCTCGCCCCGGCGTGCCGCTTCCACGGCATCGTCCCGCGGCACGGCGGGCCGTCGCGGATGCACGACGGCCACGTCAGCGGCGCGTCGCGCACGACGGGGACGCTGTTCGGGTACCGCAGGGCGCGGGTGACGCTGGCGGTGCAGGAGACGCCCGGGAGCGTGCCCATCCTGCTGCTGGAGCTGGCGATGCAGACCGGCAGGTTCATGCAGGAGATGGGCACCGAGCACCTGCGCGTGGCGCTCGAGTGCGAGAAGAAGCCGCCGGGCGCCGGCGCCGGCATCGGCCGCACGCGCCTGCTCGACGAGCCGCTGTGGACGGCCTACGTGAACGGGCGGAAGATCGGGTACGCCATGCGCCGGGAGCCCACGGAGGACGACCTCACGGTCATGCAGCTGCTGCGTACCGTGTCGGTCGGCGCCGGCGTGCTGCCGAACGACGTCATGGGGTGCGACACCGCCGAGGGGCAGGAGGCCGGCGACCTGGCGTACATGCGCGCGCGCTTCGACCGTGTGGTGGGGTCCCGGGACTCGGAGTCGCTGTACATGCTCAACCCTGATGGGAACAATGGGCCAGAGCTTAGCATCTTCTTCATTAGGATATGA